The following are encoded together in the Triticum dicoccoides isolate Atlit2015 ecotype Zavitan chromosome 6B, WEW_v2.0, whole genome shotgun sequence genome:
- the LOC119323196 gene encoding cyclic nucleotide-gated ion channel 17-like, with translation MFAPRKVEDEMALGRQRTVRFYDEGRKPAIPIQQKQAAFAASKLGVASSGKNKIFVGGDAQQYKIFDPSSNFILMWNRIFLFSSFLALFIDPLYFYVPKIVYGDTYSCVGTDRHLTIIITFFRSIADLLYVIHIIMKFRTAFVKTSSTLRVFGRGDLVTDPKEIAWKYLRSDFAIDVVAALPLPQIIVWYVIPAIKYSGAEHNNNILVLIVLAQYLPRLYLIFPLTYEIVKATGVVAKTAWEGAVYNLLLYLIASHVLGALWYLLSVDRQTACWKMNCRNESDCNIRYLDCDTPNQTWASTTNLFSSCNASDDNITFDYGMFQPALSNQAPAQGFLRKFFYSLWWGLQNLSCYGQTLSVSTYIGETLYCIFLAVLGLVLFAHLIGNVQTYLQSITVRVEEWRLKQRDTEEWMRHRQLPDELRERVRRFIQYKWLATRGVNEESILQVLPADLRRDIKRHLCLDLVRRVPFFSQMDDQLLDAICVRLVSSLCTKGTYIVREGDPVTEMLFIIRGKLESSTTNGGRTGFFNSTTLKAGDFCGEELLGWALVPKPTASLPSSTRTVKAQIEVEAFSLQAEDLKFVASQFRRLHSKKLQHTFRYYSHHWRTWGACFIQAAWRRYRRRKMAKDLSMRESFNSVRSEDSDGEDDPPPKKNISLRMMAGKVMAGNRKGLQAIKELPTLKKPDEPDFSVEPYE, from the exons ATGTTCGCGCCGAGGAAGGTGGAGGACGAGATGGCGCTCGGCAGGCAGAGGACCGTCAG GTTCTATGACGAGGGGAGAAAGCCAGCGATACCGATTCAACAGAAACAGGCAGCGTTCGCTGCTAGTAAACTTGGCGTTGCGAGCTCAGGGAAGAACAAGATTTTCGTGGGAGGGGATGCGCAGCAGTACAAGATTTTCGATCCATCTAGCAACTTCATCTTGATGTGGAACCGCATTTTCCTTTTTTCGTCCTTCCTTGCTCTATTTATAGATCCCCTGTACTTCTACGTGCCAAAAATCGTCTATGGCGACACCTATTCCTGTGTTGGGACAGACAGGCATTTGACCATCATCATTACATTCTTCCGATCAATTGCCGATCTCTTGTATGTGATTCACATCATAATGAAGTTCAGAACTGCATTTGTTAAAACTAGCTCAACCTTGCGGGTTTTCGGGAGAGGAGATCTTGTCACAGACCCTAAAGAGATTGCATGGAAATATTTGAGATCTGACTTTGCAATTGATGTGGTGGCTGCATTGCCTTTGCCGCAG ATCATAGTCTGGTATGTGATACCAGCTATCAAGTATTCTGGTGCTGAGCATAACAATAACATTCTGGTGCTTATAGTTCTTGCTCAGTATCTTCCAAGACTATATCTCATATTCCCTTTAACTTATGAAATTGTCAAAGCTACTGGAGTTGTCGCAAAGACTGCCTGGGAAGGGGCTGTGTACAACCTGCTACTTTACTTGATAGCTAGTCAT GTTCTAGGTGCACTATGGTACTTGCTATCTGTTGATCGCCAAACAGCCTGCTGGAAAATGAATTGCAGGAATGAAAGTGATTGTAATATTAGGTACCTAGACTGTGATACACCAAATCAGACATGGGCTAGTACGACTAATCTCTTCAGCAGCTGCAATGCTAGTGATGACAACATCACCTTCGACTATGGCATGTTTCAGCCTGCACTGTCAAATCAAGCGCCTGCTCAGGGTTTCTTGAGAAAGTTCTTCTATTCCCTTTGGTGGGGTTTACAGAATCTAAG TTGCTACGGCCAGACACTTTCTGTGAGCACCTACATTGGTGAGACACTGTACTGTATATTCTTGGCAGTACTTGGTCTTGTCTTGTTTGCGCATTTGATTGGAAATGTGCAG ACCTACTTGCAATCTATCACTGTGAGGGTTGAGGAGTGGAGATTAAAGCAAAGAGATACGGAGGAGTGGATGAGACATCGCCAACTTCCTGATGAACTGCGGGAAAGAGTTAGACGATTTATCCAGTACAAGTGGCTTGCAACTCGAGGTGTGAATGAAGAGTCTATATTACAGGTTTTACCAGCAGATCTACGACGTGACATTAAACGCCACCTTTGCTTGGATCTTGTTCGCCGG GTGCCGTTTTTCTCCCAGATGGATGACCAACTTCTAGATGCCATCTGTGTGCGTCTTGTATCATCACTGTGCACAAAGGGGACATACATTGTCCGTGAGGGTGATCCGGTGACTGAGATGCTTTTCATCATCCGTGGGAAACTAGAGAGCTCCACAACAAATGGTGGCCGCACAGGCTTTTTCAATTCAACTACACTGAAAGCTGGTGATTTCTGCGGTGAGGAACTTCTTGGGTGGGCTCTTGTCCCGAAGCCGACCGCTAGTTTGCCATCATCCACTCGCACAGTGAAGGCACAAATAGAAGTGGAGGCCTTTTCACTCCAGGCTGAGGATCTCAAGTTTGTGGCCAGCCAATTTAGGCGGTTGCACAGCAAGAAGTTGCAGCACACTTTCCGATACTACTCACACCATTGGAGAACCTGGGGCGCGTGCTTCATCCAAGCTGCCTGGCGGCGGTACAGGAGGAGGAAGATGGCGAAGGACCTGAGTATGAGGGAGTCATTCAATTCCGTGAGATCAGAAGACTCGGATGGTGAAGATGACCCTCCACCCAAGAAGAATATCTCTCTAAGAATGATGGCCGGGAAAGTCATGGCTGGGAACAGGAAAGGGCTTCAGGCCATAAAAGAGTTGCCGACACTGAAGAAGCCGGACGAGCCAGATTTCTCGGTCGAACCCTACGAGTAA